Proteins from one Panicum virgatum strain AP13 chromosome 7K, P.virgatum_v5, whole genome shotgun sequence genomic window:
- the LOC120642855 gene encoding uncharacterized protein LOC120642855 — MAMAPLDLWNEWATQILVLLSLSLQVVLLLLAGIRRREASPMPKFILWLAYQLADSTAIYAVGHLSLCGVPVKHQLVVAFWAPFLLLHLGGPDNITAYALEDSKLWLRHLQNLVVQVLGAAYVLYKYVPRSDSFIFLAAILMFAVGVVKYAERTWALKHSNMGSIRSSLHKERVGIYHHLHPRDYGSMVDDNEGDEFSVRRAHSMFHLCKRAIVDFWEVSVEKDPAENQSSWEENHNLVVNLDIKKEKLNYKSMWVLMEMELSLMYDLQYTKAGVIHTWSGYGIRVASSLTAAASILLFSFSSKDGQSRVDVAVSYTLLAGALLLEMMSLLRALGSSWTYAFLCKTQWTWLRDAALCSGRWDRLRWHLKAITGRGRNSRSARRWSGKIGQYNLLNVCRPHNRAYQPLLGRIARMLGYHDLWIRYYGSGSVEFSEYLKHQLFEYIKHLTTRGGLNMQGVIRKNWGQEAFERQKQDDIVSLYKSLKERGNNYLGAEFQEGIIIWHIATDVFIAKSRGDDADGAADMVKAIRTLSNYMIFLLVDRPYMLPGLAQSMLYQKTCENLVNIRESSPDREKRGTCMKLKEFFSLRDDPDRLMHVDELANILSEKEPPLNLDMPRLYFSYRVAEKLHDKMKEKGRAFMLQLLLDVWMDFLVYAANRCSRESHAKKLSNGGELTTILWLMTYYLHLDANNASTTRRTTL; from the coding sequence ATGGCCATGGCGCCGCTGGACCTTTGGAATGAGTGGGCGACCCAGATCCTAGTACTGCTCAGTCTCTCGCTGCAGGTTGTCCTCCTGCTCCTCGCCGGGATTCGACGCCGTGAAGCCTCCCCTATGCCCAAGTTCATCCTGTGGCTGGCATACCAGCTGGCTGATTCTACGGCCATATACGCGGTCGGACACCTATCCCTGTGCGGTGTGCCGGTCAAGCACCAGCTGGTGGTGGCGTTCTGGGCGCCATTCCTCCTGCTCCACCTCGGTGGCCCAGACAACATCACCGCCTACGCACTCGAGGACAGCAAGCTGTGGCTGCGCCATCTGCAGAACCTCGTCGTGCAGGTCCTAGGGGCAGCGTATGTCCTCTACAAATATGTCCCCAGAAGCGACTCTTTCATCTTCCTGGCCGCCATCCTAATGTTCGCTGTTGGGGTTGTCAAGTACGCGGAGAGGACTTGGGCGCTCAAGCACAGCAACATGGGCAGCATCCGGAGCTCTCTACACAAGGAACGCGTCGGAATTTACCATCATCTCCACCCTCGGGATTATGGATCGATGGTGGACGACAATGAAGGGGATGAATTTTCTGTCCGGCGTGCGCACTCCATGTTCCATCTATGCAAGCGTGCGATTGTGGACTTTTGGGAGGTCAGCGTGGAGAAGGATCCAGCAGAGAACCAGAGCTCTTGGGAGGAGAACCATAACTTGGTGGTGAATTTGGATATTAAGAAAGAAAAGCTCAACTACAAGAGCATGTGGGTATTGATGGAGATGGAGCTCTCTCTCATGTACGACCTCCAATACACCAAGGCAGGTGTGATCCACACTTGGTCCGGCTACGGCATCCGTGTCGcctcctccctcaccgccgcGGCCTCAATCCTACTTTTCTCGTTTAGTAGCAAAGATGGTCAGAGCCGGGTCGATGTTGCCGTTTCGTATACCTTACTGGCCGGGGCCTTACTCTTGGAGATGATGTCACTATTGAGAGCGCTAGGATCAAGCTGGACATATGCCTTCTTGTGCAAAACACAATGGACATGGCTCCGGGACGCAGCTCTCTGCAGTGGCAGGTGGGATCGACTTCGTTGGCATCTCAAGGCGATCACAGGAAGAGGCAGGAACAGCAGATCGGCACGAAGGTGGTCCGGCAAGATTGGGCAATACAATCTGCTGAATGTTTGTAGACCCCACAACAGAGCCTACCAACCACTGCTGGGCAGAATTGCCAGGATGCTAGGGTACCATGACTTGTGGATCAGGTACTATGGTTCAGGGAGCGTCGAATTTTCGGAATACCTGAAGCACCAGCTGTTCGAGTATATTAAGCACCTAACTACAAGGGGGGGATTGAACATGCAGGGGGTGATAAGAAAGAATTGGGGTCAAGAGGCGTTTGAGAGACAGAAGCAGGACGATATTGTATCGCTGTACAAATCTCTCAAAGAACGAGGCAACAATTACCTTGGAGCTGAGTTCCAAGAGGGCATCATCATTTGGCACATTGCTACAGATGTTTTCATCGCCAAGAGCAGAGGAGACGATGCCGATGGTGCAGCAGACATGGTGAAGGCTATTAGGACGCTGTCCAACTACATGATTTTCCTCCTGGTTGACCGCCCCTACATGCTACCTGGCCTTGCTCAGAGCATGTTGTACCAGAAAACCTGTGAGAATCTGGTCAACATACGAGAGAGCAGTCCTGACCGTGAAAAAAGGGGTACATGCATGAAACTTAAGGAATTCTTCAGCCTGCGTGATGACCCCGATCGATTGATGCATGTAGACGAGCTTGCCAACATCCTGTCTGAGAAGGAGCCACCACTCAACCTTGATATGCCTCGCCTCTATTTTTCCTATAGGGTTGCAGAAAAACTACATGATAAGATGAAGGAGAAAGGAAGGGCGTTCATGTTGCAACTTCTCCTTGATGTATGGATGGACTTTCTTGTGTATGCGGCCAATAGATGCAGCAGGGAGTCTCATGCCAAGAAGCTCAGCAATGGTGGTGAGTTGACTACTATCTTGTGGCTTATGACATACTACCTTCACCTGGATGCTAATAATGCTTCCACTACTAGAAGAACCACCCTGTAG